In the Methanoculleus sp. 7T genome, TTCCGGCCTTCCCGATGATCCTGCCACGGAGACGCTCCTGCTGGCGCGGCGACGAATCTACCGCGGAGAGGTCGATGACGTCAAGAGTAAGGTCCTCGTCCTCCAGGAGTCTGAATGCCCGCTCGGGGGAGAAACCCCGTGCAATCGCGGTGGCGACGTCGGTCGCCCTGAGAACGCTGGCGGCGTCCTCGCCCTCGATCCGCACCTCACCCTCGTCGCTGTCGATCTGAACCGTGGTCCCTGTCTTCTCCTCCAGCGCCTTCTTCGTAGCGCCCTCCTTTCCAATGAGGGCACCGATCCTGTTTGCACCAATCCTGATTTCCTGTACTGTCATCTCATTCACCGCTCCTTCTCTGCCAGGGGACGGACCATCCCGCCCGTCACCTCGCGCACCAGCGCGTCCTCGTCCTCCACAGAGCAGAATGAGGAGAAAAACCGGTTGATATTCCTGATATCCCGGATCAGAAAGGTTCCGGCATTCGGGTGCTCGCGGGTGACCGCCTGGCCCATGTCGATGATATAAGGTTTTTCACGCCAGAGTATATTGAATTCGCTCAGGTCGCCATGGACGAGGCGGGCGTCCTGGAAGAGTTTCTTGATCTCCCCGACGACCGCTCTGTACACTCCTTCCGGGTCTTCAAGCTCGACGCTCCTGAGCTGGGGAGCTGCCGTCTCGTCTTCTCCGATGAACTCCATGATCAGGATGTTCCTGTCGAAGGCGTACGGTTCCGGCACCGGGACGCCGGCCTCGTGG is a window encoding:
- a CDS encoding KH domain-containing protein, translating into MTVQEIRIGANRIGALIGKEGATKKALEEKTGTTVQIDSDEGEVRIEGEDAASVLRATDVATAIARGFSPERAFRLLEDEDLTLDVIDLSAVDSSPRQQERLRGRIIGKAG
- a CDS encoding serine protein kinase RIO, which translates into the protein GIRIKDEDSRKVRGEVFDEDTLLALYRLVHKKKISAIGGSISTGKEANVFLGEREGKPVAIKIYRMRTANFKAMADYIIGDPRFAGVRKTRKDIVFTWTKKEFANLKRAHEAGVPVPEPYAFDRNILIMEFIGEDETAAPQLRSVELEDPEGVYRAVVGEIKKLFQDARLVHGDLSEFNILWREKPYIIDMGQAVTREHPNAGTFLIRDIRNINRFFSSFCSVEDEDALVREVTGGMVRPLAEKER